From the genome of Excalfactoria chinensis isolate bCotChi1 chromosome 12, bCotChi1.hap2, whole genome shotgun sequence, one region includes:
- the RBM15B gene encoding putative RNA-binding protein 15B codes for MKRGSERDASPPGAAGGRAAAAKRPRERERESSSRRGPHRSSGASRSSRDKSTPGGGGGGGGGGGSGGSGGGGSGSRSHRGDERPGGADSNHRPAGSGSASGARGQPAPSSSSSSSSSSSRALGVPKAKALPGAVVAPSLLLAGPPPGAAPSLLLAPLGGSAGLAGEPPGSCEYKTLLVSGLSAALPDQLLEDGLFRLFQRFAGGGAGDISVKLSHTPELGRVAYVNFRHPGDARDARRHARARQLLLYDRPLKVEPVYLRGGRRSRTPPPAPSPEPLGYLPPLHGAYQYKQRSLSPVTSPLLREPRPRHAHAAAAAFALEAAAIGLSRERERALDYYGLYDERGRPYSYPIVAEEDLMPEDDQRATRNLFIGNLDHNVSEVELRRAFEKYGIIEEVVIKRPARGQGGAYAFLKFQNLDMAHRAKVAMSGRVVGRNPIKIGYGKANPTTRLWVGGLGPSTSLAALAREFDRFGSIRTIDYVKGDSFAYIQYESLDAAQAACAQMRGFPLGGPERRLRVDFAKAEETRYPQQYQPAPLPVHYELLADGYSRHRSLEQDLRVRDRTPPHLLYSDRDRSFAEADWASPAKNAERRNNLESYGRSVRSRSGERWAGDSDRAVPKLWEERRKRRSLSSDRGRTAHSPYEDRSRTKASGPASERSPERARKENHTTESGAEKEQSNSLQNNRHATEEKPHREAADAAQPKKRDSERNHRTAESEAKSHEEPKSETKKVKNLSEYAQTLQLAWNGLLVLKNSCFPTSMHILEGDLGVINGLLKDHSSGGKLTQLKIAQRLRLDQPKLDEVTRRIKQGSPNGYAVLLATQSAPGGAGAEGTFPAVEPGLQRRLLRNLVSYLKQKQAAGVISLPVGGAKGRDSTGMLYAFPPCEFSQQYLQSALRTLGKLEEEHMVIVIVKDTA; via the coding sequence ATGAAGCGCGGCAGCGAACGGGACGCCAGCCCGCCGGGGGCCGCCGGaggccgcgccgccgccgccaagAGGCCCCGCGAACGCGAGCGCGAAAGCAGCAGCCGGCGCGGCCCGCACCGCAGCTCGGGCGCCTCCCGCAGCAGCCGGGACAAGTCCacgcccggcggcggcggcggcggcggcggcggaggaggaAGCGGCGGAAGCGGCGGAGGCGGTTCGGGCTCCCGCAGCCACCGCGGCGATGAGCGGCCCGGCGGCGCCGACTCCAACCACCGCCCGGCGGGCAGCGGCTCCGCATCGGGCGCCCGCGGGCAGCCCGCCCCGTCGTCGTCctcgtcgtcgtcgtcgtcgtcgtccCGCGCGCTCGGCGTGCCCAAGGCCAAGGCCCTGCCCGGTGCCGTGGTGGCCCCCTCGCTGCTGCTGGCCGGGCCGCCGCCGGGCGCCGCGCCGTCGCTGCTGCTGGCGCCGCTGGGGGGCTCGGCCGGGCTGGCCGGGGAGCCGCCCGGCTCCTGTGAGTACAAGACGCTGCTGGTGAGCGGGCTGAGCGCGGCCCTGCCCGACCAGCTGCTGGAGGACGGGCTGTTCCGCCTCTTCCAGCGCTTCGCGGGGGGGGGCGCCGGGGACATCAGCGTCAAGCTCTCCCACACGCCCGAGCTCGGCCGCGTCGCCTACGTCAACTTCCGACACCCCGGGGACGCCCGCGACGCCCGCCGGCACGCCCGGGCCCGCCAGCTGCTCCTCTACGACCGGCCGCTCAAGGTGGAGCCCGTGTACCTGCGCGGGGGCCGCAGGAGCCGCACGCCGCCTCCCGCCCCCTCGCCGGAGCCGCTGGGCTACCTGCCGCCCCTGCACGGCGCCTACCAGTACAAGCAGCGCTCGCTCTCGCCCGTCACCAGCCCGTTGCTGCGGGAGCCGCGGCCCCGCCACGCtcacgccgccgccgccgccttcGCGTTGGAAGCCGCCGCCATCGGGCTGTCCCGGGAGCGGGAGCGGGCCCTGGATTACTACGGGCTGTACGACGAGCGCGGGCGGCCCTACAGCTACCCCATCGTGGCCGAGGAAGACCTGATGCCGGAGGACGATCAGAGAGCCACCCGCAACCTCTTCATCGGCAACCTGGACCACAACGTCTCGGAGGTGGAGCTGCGACGGGCCTTCGAGAAGTACGGCATCATCGAAGAAGTGGTGATCAAGCGCCCGGCCCGCGGCCAAGGCGGGGCCTACGCCTTCCTCAAGTTCCAGAACTTGGACATGGCGCATCGGGCCAAGGTGGCGATGTCCGGCCGCGTCGTCGGCAGGAACCCCATCAAAATCGGCTACGGGAAAGCCAACCCCACCACCCGGCTGTGGGTGGGCGGTCTTGGCCCCAGTACTTCCCTGGCTGCCCTGGCGAGGGAGTTTGACCGCTTTGGCAGCATCAGGACTATTGACTACGTGAAGGGAGACAGTTTTGCTTATATCCAGTACGAAAGCTTGGACGCTGCCCAGGCCGCCTGCGCGCAGATGAGAGGCTTTCCCTTGGGTGGGCCGGAGAGGAGACTCCGCGTGGATTTTGCCAAAGCAGAAGAGACGAGATACCCGCAGCAGTACCAGCCCGCGCCCCTCCCCGTGCACTACGAGCTGCTCGCTGACGGATACAGCAGACACAGAAGCCTAGAGCAAGACTTGAGGGTGCGAGATAGGACTCCTCCGCATCTCCTGTACTCGGACAGAGACAGGAGCTTTGCAGAGGCAGACTGGGCCAGTCCTGCCAAAAACGCTGAGCGCAGGAACAACTTGGAGAGCTATGGCCGCTCGGTGCGAAGCCGGAGCGGGGAGCGCTGGGCCGGAGACAGCGACCGCGCCGTGCCCAAACTgtgggaagagaggaggaaacgGCGGAGCCTTTCCAGCGACCGCGGCAGGACTGCGCACTCCCCTTACGAGGACAGAAGCAGGACAAAGGCCAGTGGGCCGGCTTCAGAACGCAGCCCCGAGCGGGCTCGCAAGGAGAATCACACTACAGAATCCGGAGCTGAGAAAGAACAGAGCAACTCCCTTCAGAACAATCGTCACGCGACCGAGGAGAAACCCCACCGAGAGGCAGCCGACGCCGCGCAGCCTAAAAAAAGGGACAGCGAACGCAATCATCGAACTGCTGAATCGGAAGCAAAAAGTCACGAGGAGCCGAAATCCGAGACCAAAAAGGTAAAGAATTTGTCGGAATACGCTCAGACGCTGCAGCTGGCTTGGAATGGGCTCCTCGTGCTAAAAAACAGCTGCTTCCCCACGTCTATGCACATCCTGGAGGGGGACCTCGGCGTCATCAACGGGCTCCTCAAAGACCATTCATCCGGCGGGAAGCTCACGCAGCTCAAAATAGCTCAGAGACTTCGGCTCGACCAGCCCAAGCTGGATGAAGTGACTCGCCGTATCAAACAAGGCAGCCCCAATGGCTACGCCGTGCTCCTGGCGACGCAGTCCGCCCCGGGCGGCGCAGGGGCCGAGGGGACGTTCCCTGCGGTCGAGCCCGGCTTGCAGCGACGGCTGCTCAGGAATCTGGTCTCCTACTTGAAACAGAAGCAGGCTGCTGGGGTTATCAGCCTGCCCGTGGGAGGAGCGAAGGGCAGAGACAGCACAGGCATGCTTTACGCGTTCCCTCCTTGTGAATTCTCTCAGCAGTACCTCCAGTCAGCACTAAGGACATTGGGGAAGTTGGAAGAGGAACATATGGTGATAGTTATAGTCAAAGACACTGCCTAG
- the MANF gene encoding mesencephalic astrocyte-derived neurotrophic factor, producing MRAAHGLWATLALIVLPGGSRALRDGECEVCVTFLGRFYQSLKDNNVEFTPASIEKELMKSCREAKGKENRLCYYIGATSDAATKIINEVSKPMSHHIPVEKICEKLKKKDSQICELKYDKQIDLSTADLRKLRVKELRRILDDWGEACKGCAEKSDFIRRIHELMPKYAPRAAGARADL from the exons ATGCGGGCGGCCCACGGGCTCTGGGCGACGCTGGCCCTGATCGTGCTGCCGGGCGGCAGCCGGGCGCTGCGCGACGGGGAGTGCGAGG TGTGTGTCACCTTCCTGGGGAGGTTCTACCAGAGTCTGAAGGACAACAATGTTGAGTTCACACCCGCCAGTATTGAAAAGGAGCTCATGAAATCCTGCAGAGAGGCAAAAGGCAAAGAGAACCGCTTG tGCTATTATATCGGGGCCACAAGTGACGCAGCCACCAAAATCATTAACGAGGTGTCCAAACCCATGAGTCACCACATCCCCGTGGAAAAGATCTGcgagaaactgaagaagaaagacagTCAGATCTGCGAACTGAAATACG ACAAACAGATCGACCTGAGCACCGCCGACCTGCGCAAGCTGCGCGTCAAGGAGCTGCGGCGGATCCTGGACGACTGGGGCGAGGCGTGTAAGGGCTGCGCCGAGAAATCCGACTTCATCCGCAGGATCCACGAACTGATGCCCAAGTACGCGCCGAGGGCGGCGGGCGCGCGCGCCGATCTGTGA